The nucleotide sequence AGGCACTAATGGGCCTGCGCCTGGTATATTGCaaaccggtcataacatctctccccgcttcgacaaacagctcgtcctcgagctggacatGGGGGTAGAGGGCCTTGAAATCGTCGAGGGGCTCCCACGTCGCATCCTCCTCGGAAAGACCCTGCCACTTGACCAGCAACTTCCAGTTGCCGCGGCGCAACTGAGCACGGACAACCGTCTTAGGAGCGGGCAACAGGCGCCCATCCAGGACGGGTGGCACCGCCGCCGGTGTAGCAGGAGGATCGCCACGCCATTGCTTGAGCAGCCCGACGTGGAAAACATCATGGAGACGTGCGCCCTCGGGAAGTTGCAGGCGGTAGGCGACCTGCCCAATGCGTTCCAGAACTCGGAACGGGCCGGCGTAGCGCGGTCGGAGTTTGCCCTTGGCCGGCGTCGCGAGCGAGTGGGTGGGGCGGTGAAGTAGTCGGAGTAGCACCCAGTCGCCGACGTTGAAGTCCACGTCCCGGTGGTGCTCGTCGTAGCGGTCCTTGGCGTGCTGCTGCGCCTGAAGAAGGCGCTCCCGGACCTCGACCAGGAAGGCGTCGCGATCCCGGAGCATGGTGTCCGCAGCCTCCGTCTCAGCAGCTCCCTCCTGGTGTGGCAGAATGGGAGGCGGGGGCCGGCCGTAGACCACCTCGAAAGGAGTCGCCCGAAGCGCCGTGTGGTACGAagtgttgtagcagtactccgcCCACGGTAGCCAGTCCACCCACGAGCGCGGGCGATCGCCAGTCGCGCAACGCAAGTACATGGCGATCACCTTGTTGACGACCTCAGACTGGCCGTCAGTTTGGGGGTGGAAGGCCGTGCTGAGTCGCAGCTTCACACCTGCAAGCTTAAATAAATCCCTCCACAAGTTGCTGGTGAAGACGGGATCACGGTCGCTGACGATGGAGTTGGGGAAGCCGTGAAGCCGGACAATCCCCTCGAAGAAGGCGCGGGCGACCGAAgcggcggtgtaggggtggcTGAGGGCGATGAAGTGCGCGTACTTGGAGAAGCGATCCACCACTGTTAAGATCACGGACTTGCCATGTACCTTGGGAAGGCCgtcgatgaagtccatggagatgtcTGCCCACACTTGGGACGGCACATCCAGGGGCTGAAGGAGACCAGCCGGCTGCGTCGTGGGCGTCTTGTTGCGCTGGCACACGCCGCACGTGCGTACGAAGTCCTGCACAAGCTTGCGGTCGCTGGGAATGTAGAAGTCGCCGCACAGCCTCACAAGGGTTTTCTGAACGCCCTCGTGGCCCGCGGTGTGCGCCAGGGTCACCACCTGGTGGCGCAAGTCCTGCAGGTCGGGGACGTAGACGCGTTTGCCGTGGAGGAGGAAGCCTTCCGCGGTGCTCCAGGGCGCCTCCAAGGTGCCCGCAGCTTGCTGCTGCAGGAGGCCGCGCGCTACCGGGTCGTCCGTGGTGGCTGCCCGGATGTCGTCGTAGAGGGCGAAGGACGGCCCGGACAAGGTGAACGCCGCCACCGCGTCCTCGTCGCGGCGGGACAGCGCGTCCGCCGCCGAATTGAGTCGGCCGGGACGATACTCGACCGCGAAGTCGAACCCGAACAACTTGCTAATCCACTGATGTTGCGGAACAGTGGAAAGCCGTTGGTCCAGGAGGAACTTCAGGCTGTAGTGGTCGGTGTGGACGAGGAAACGGCGCCCCCATAAGTACGGTCGCTAGTGCCGGACCGCCTGTACGAGGCCGATCAGCTCGCGCTCATAGGCCGCCAGCTTGACATGGCGCGCGACGAACGGCCTGCTGAAGAACGCCAGGGGGCCCGACCCCTGGTTGAGGACGGCGCCGAAGCCGGCGCCGGACGCGTCGCAGTCGACGACGAACTCGCGGGTGAAGTCCGGCATCTGCAAAACAGGGGCCGACGAGAGGGCCCGTTTGAGGGCGGCAAAGGCCTCCTCCGCCTCTGCCGTCCAGACGAACGCCTCCTTGCGCAGGAGACGCGTGAGTGGCGCCGCGATGGAGCCGAAGTCGCGGAtgaacttgcggtagtagcccgcAAGCCCGAGGAAGCCGCGCACGCCACGGGGTGACCGCGGCGTCGGCCAAGAGGCGACCGCAACCACCTTGTCGCTGTCCATAGCGACGCCGTCGGCGGAGATGACGTGCCCGAGGTAGTCGACGGAGAGCGCCCCGAAGGAGCACTTCGACCTCTTGAGGTAGAGGCCGTGAGCTCGCAAGGCGGAGAAGACGAGGCCCACGTGTTGGAGATGCTCGGACCACGACGTGCTGTAGATCAGGATGTCATTAAAGAAGACCAGCACGAATCTGCGGAGGAAGGGCCGGAGGACGTCGTTCATCAAGGCCTGGAACGTCGCCGGGGCGTTGGACAGCCCAaacggcatcaccaggaactcgaaGTGGCCGTGGTGGGTGCGGAAGGCGGTCTTCTCGATGTCCGTCGGGTGCATGCGCACCTGGTGATAGCCAGACCggaggtcgagcttggtgaagtagCGAGCCCCGTGAAGCTCGTCGAGGAGCTCGTCGACCACCGGAATCGGAAATTTGTCCTTGGACGTCTTGTCATTGAGCGCTCGAtagtcgatgcagaagcgccACGACCCGTCCGACTTTTTGACAAGCAGGACCGGCGCTGAGAAAGGCGACGTGCTCGGCCGGATGATGCCCTGCGCCAACATTGCGGCGCATTGCCGCTCCAGCTCGTCCTTCTGCAGCTGTGGGTACCGGTAGGGCCGTACCGCCACGGGCGCGGTCCCCGGTAGaaggtggatgcggtggtcgtagGGTCGCACGGGGGGAAGGCCGCGCGGCGCGTCGAAGATGGCCCCGTGCTGCTAGAGCAGCTGGTCCAGCAGCGGGCGCTGCTGGTCGGCAGTGGTCGCAGCCAGGCGCTGCTGACTCGTCGAGGCGCCCGGGGTGCCCACGCACTGCCACGTGATGTGCTGGTCGCCCCGTTGGAAGGACACGGTGAGCCTCTCGAAGTCCCACAGCAAGGGACCTAGCGCTCCGAGGAAGTCGACGCTGAGGATGAAGTCGAAGCAGCCGAGAGCGAGCCCCACGCAGGTGATGGGGAAGGACTCGTCGCCAATCATGACGGGGACATCACGAGCAATCCCCTCGCACGGCACGCGCTCACCGTTAGCGACGGTGACTCGGAGCtgttcgccccccccccccccccgcggcaCGAGCCCTAGGCGGCGCATTGCCGCGCCCTGGAGGAAAGTGTGGGTGGAGCCCGTGTCCAGCAGGGCGAGGAGGCGTTCCCCGTTGATCATGACGGGCAGCAGCATGGTGTGGTACGTCCTGATCCCTGCAAGAGCGTAGACGGAAACAACAAGGGAATTAGCAGTTGCCCCGTCCAGTGGCGCCGTGGGGTCTTCGGTTGCCGCGACCGCGGCGTCCGCCGCAGCCGTGAGCTCCTCGTCGTCGATGTAGTCTGAGGACTCCAGGTAGAATAGGCGCCGGCACACGTGGCCGCGCACATACTGCTCGTCGCAGTTGTAGCATAAACCCTGGCGACGGCGCTCGAGCATCTCCGCAGGCGACAGGCGGCGGAACGTGCGGCCCTGGGCTGGTGTGCCGGAGCCAGGAGGTGTGGGTGCTGTAGAGGTGGTCGTCCCGGCCGAGGTCCCTCCCCCGACGGCCGGCCGAGCCGGTGGAACCGACCGCTGGGGAGGACGGGCGCCACGTTGCGTTGGCGCTGCCAAGGCCGCGGCCTTGCGCTCGAAGGTGCGCGCCAAGTACATGGCAGTCTGGAGGTCGCCGGGATCGTGCATCTCCACGTCCACGCGGATGTGATCCGGCAGGCCGCCCACGAAGAGCTCCGCCTTTTGGCGGGTAGAGATGTCCCGGGCGTGAGCCAGGACCGCCTGAAAGCGTCCTGCAAACTCCACCGTGGAGTGGAAGGGCAGCCGGCCCAACTCCGCCAGGCGGGTGCCGCAGATGGGCGGGCCGAAGCGAAGGCGACACAGGTCCTTGAACCTGTCCCACGGCGGCATACCCTCGTCCTGCTCGAGGGTGTAGTACCACGTCTGGGCCGCTCCAGTGAGGTGGTAAGATGCCATCCAGGTGCGCTGCGACGCCGGAGTGAACTGGCCCTGGAAGAATTGCTCACAATGCGTGAGCCAGTCAGCGGATCGACGGAGCCGTCGTATGTCGTGAACTCGATCTTGTGGAACTTCGGTGTCCCGTGGCCCTGCGCAGATGCAGGAGCACCACCCTCGCGGGCGCCCTCGTTGGAGCCTGGGGCGCTGGTGGCCGTGGGCATGACGCTGCTGCCGTGGAAGAGGGTGCCATCCATCCCGCCGTAGAGGGTACCCGACACCACCGGAGCCCCATGATCGGGAACGTGCGTCCGGGGCGGAGTCGTCGTGTAGGCGGGGCTGGAGTGGCCCAGCGCCCATGCTGGAATCTGGGACGGCGAAGCCGGAAAGCGGATCATGTGGATCGGGACGCCGGTCGATGGCAGCGGTGGTGAGGTTGAGGGCCCAGCGTCGGTGGGCATCCCGTAGAGGTACGAGGTTGGAGCCGTGTGCGGGGGCGCCGTGTATAGGGGCGGCGGCAGGGCCGGCTGATGCGGCGGCACGCCGTACTGCTGCGGCGTCGGGTTGAGGAGGTTGAGGATGGACTGCATCGTCAGTCGCATCTCGGCCATGCCGTGGCTGAGGTCGACGATGGCCCCCGTCATCTGCTCCGGTGTGAAGACGGCGCGCGGCGCTGCCGGGGCGCCCATCGGCAGGGATGGGTTCGGCACCAGCGCCGATGTGGACGCAGCCGCCTGGAGTGGCGCGGTGGTGCCGGGCGGTTCAGtcgcggcgagcggtggcacaGTGGAGGTGGGCAGAGGAATCGACATGGCCAAGTCTGATACCAGGTTGATACGTACGTGAGCCTTGCCTCTGGTGGATCGAAGGTTGTATGAGTGTGCGATGGCTGGGCGAAGCTTGAAGGCTGCGGCACGGCGGCGGGGCGCCGTGGTCGCGTGCGAGCTGAAGAGAAACAGGGGCGGCGGCTAGGGCAATTCCCGGCTCCCAAGGGAAGCCGAGTAAATTGATTACTCTTGCTTAATCATAATTGTGCCTGATTACAAATATTTATACTCTAGGGAAATATTGAGGGAATAATAAAAAATATGCTAATGGGCTACTTTAGGCACTAATGGGCCTGCGCCTGATATATTGCAAACCGGTCATTACAACTTAGCTTCTTAGAATTTGTTGGACATAAACGAGTGCAGATGTAAACACATGTAACCTCTTCAGGATTTAGCATCGCTTCATGCAGCAACATATTTATTCAATGATGCATATAATGTCATAATCAACAGAACAATGCATTTGTAAGTAATCTAGCATGGAAGTTCAAACAAACTGTGCTGACAAGACATAACAGTGATATGCAAGTCAAGCTAGCATGGCTAATACAAGACACAAATAAAAGGAAGTTAAAAAATTAATGCTGCAGAAATGGAACAGTTACAGAAAAGGAGGTAAATTACCTCAGTTACCATACTTATGAACTTATCTTCATTTAGTTAAGTAGACAAGTAACAGAAAAATGTAGAGACTGACTTTTCAGTGGTACATGTTATGCAACTGTatcatcctttttttttttgcgagtatGCAACAGTATCATCCACATGAAAGTGATCGACATACTAGCCTATTTTAGGATGAAATACCCTTGAACAGGAAAGCACCAATGTGATGTACTTAGTCAGAATAAACTACCTTTGCTTGTTTGAAGATGCAGCACCACCAACGGCAAAACTCAATCCACTATGCCGAGAATGATTATGTGCTTCTGAAGGTTCCTTTGACGGATCATTTGTTGTATCATGACATAAAATGTTATCCATTGATTGACACATATACAGATATACTTAAGTTGATAATGAACATTTTCCTGCACTTGTTTCTGCTGATCAGCAACAGAAGCTTTGCTAGCCAAGTCAATAATCTCCTCTGCGTCCTTCTCTTCAGCATTCTCCCCCAGCCGAGAATAGCTAAGTGCACAGCAGAAGAAACTCAGGAAAGCAGTATCTTCACAAATGGGTTTGCAAGAGAACTAGGTATAACAAAATCTCCATGAACACAGAGATCCCAATACTACACGTTTGGTGGATTAATCCCTGAAGTTTGATTAGGGGTACCAGCCTAACAGAAGAGCTGAGAAGATGTAACTCATCTAACCAGACATTCACATAAATGACTTTCACTTATGAACAACCAGAATGAAATAACAGCTATAAAAGATAACAGCTATAAAAGACACAAATTGGCATCCGAAAGCTTGAAAGAATCCAAGTACACAAAATTGCAAGTGCTAAATATGTTGCTGCCCATACTGAAAATTACACAGTGAAAAAAAGGAGAAAACCAGAGCAGCTTTCCCTTAGGATATTAGCCAACCTTGTATAGAGAAACAAACGATTTACATCAGCTTCAAATTGAAGGTGCCTTGGATCACGAGCAAACATGGGGCTCTTAGCAATTGTTCCGATCGCCTGAACATTCAGCGATAAAATCAATTAAAATGGTGATAAGATTTACTGCGATTACATATTTACATAAAATCAAATCAACCTTCGTGGGCTAGTGTTGTATGCAATAGTTGCACTACATAACTTACAGAGAAAGCAAATAGTCATCTGAACGAGGATGCAGGCAGCTTCGAAGCTAACAGCAAAGGTAAGAAAGACGGGGAACACTGAATCAGTCCCCAGATACTGAAGGCACAAAATGCCCACTGCGTGCCGAGCATCTGCCAAATTCTATCGGGGCAAAGCGTTCAGTACGGGACAGAATCTTCCTCGTGTCAAGGAATCCATGTTGGGCGCCATGATTGGCTTGGACGCCCGCGACGAGGAGGAATCAGGCAGATCGAGATCCCGCGATGGTTGGGTGGTGTGAAGGGAAACAGACAGGACGTGTACCTCTTGGAACTTGTTGAAGAGGGAAGCCATTCTACCGTGGCGCGGCCAAGAGCAGCAGCCGGTGGGAGTGACGAGAAGCGAGTAACGCTGGTCGGAACGCCCGAGCAGGACGGAAGAAGGGTTCGGACGGGAAGGAAATGAGAAGATTTTCTATACAGTGGGAGTGATATCAGCCATCTATAGATGATGTATTCACATGTGTAAATAGTGGGATCCCAAATTACAAGGCAGCTTCTGACATATTATACGACATCTTCTGATATGTGGCCACTTGTCATCTCAATCCCTCAGATCTAATTTATAAGACATTTTTTTAATATGACATGGTCTCTTAAATTACACTTTAatcatttatttattttctgtTATATTGTTTATGATTATTAGATAGTAAATTTGGTTACAAATCTAATAGTATTAAGTTTGTATGCAATAATTAACTTTTAGTCAAAGATTATAAAGTTTGACTCTTGACCTCTGCAAAATGCCTTATACAAGACTGGAGGGAGTAGAAAGTTTGTTGCAATAGTAACTGTACTCAAGAGTTAAAGGAAAAGTTACATAGTTTTTACAGACTTTTCTGCGAAGTCATCTCTGAGGATTAGGACGCACGGGACAAAGCTAGAGCAAATACCAGGGGAGCATGTGTGTACAGGTACATAGATTTTTACCGTAGAGATATATATGTATGGTGAAAATTTTATTATAATTGCTGTTTTTTCATGAGTACACCCGCACATATCCGCCCTGCAGCCACTGGCGCTAGGCTTCAAGGGAGGAGGGGAGAGAGGTAGCCGAGGGCGAAGGTGGATGCTACGTAAGGTACTCAATATAAGATGTACTCTTTCAGCTGAAGATGACGATCGGAATTTGTTACCATAGCAAATGATCAAATGGGTAACAAGAGTAGTAACAACTATTCCTTCGCAACTTCGCCTTTCGCACTTACCTACGTCGTTCAAATGTTTTTATGGGATTACGTTGGTGATGACTGATCGGGGCACCGGCGGCTGCTGCAACGTACAGGCGAGCGTGGCTGCGCGGGAGGCGAATGGAGCGAGTGGATAATGCGCAGCCCCGGCGACATGAGAAAAGAGGCTTTGGTGGAAGAAACGCATGAGAACGCTCACGGTCCAGAACTCCAGATTATGTGTAAAAGCCGATTCCTTCAACCGTCGCTAAAGTGTTTGGTAAGATTATTGATTATTTTCACCGAGAGTTTGATATTAATCTGAAAGAAACGCACCCCAATTGCTAGTTCGAAACTTCGAAAGATCCAGCTGAAGGATATATACTAGCAGCGAACCTCGCGCAATGAAATCAATGAGTAGGAAATCGTGGCCGCTCATTTCCGCTTGTCAATTGGCATGTTCGTGTTCTTGACGTTTTTTGGACGCTGAACTAGGCAGCATGACAATGCTTCCGCAAAACGCAATTGAACAGTAATGGAGAGAACCGGATAAGAAATAATAAGGGATAAGCAGGATGCTGGTGAAATGTCGAATGTACTCATCTGATCATACAACAATTTGACTAATGAGCTCAACAAGACAGCAAGTATGTCAAAGCACCACAGCTTAATTCCGTCTGGTCAATCAACAAATAATATTAGCTTAAATCTCATCCTCAACCAAATAACATTAGCTTAATGACACACTGAACCTAATTCTCAAGCACCGGAGCATCAACTTCGACTAAGACAAGTGAACTTTCCAAAAACCTTTAGCACTAACAAGGTGCCACAAATTTAGAGCTACAAAAACTATATTCTTGACATAAACAATTCAAATCTATTCTTCACACCAATAAATTCCACTATTAGGGAAAAACTCTACAAGCCAAATTCATTTGAAGCATGGCAGATGGCATTGAACAACCAAATATGGTTTCAAGTCTTCCTAAACTGGAACTTCAGTGGTACATTCATAATTTTAGTTCTGAAACCTCAGACAAGCACACCTCTCACTTAACACTCCTAAACTAAAAAACCAACAATACTAGATCCAAGCTGGTACCCTGAAAAAATAACCAACTGGTGGTTTACTAGATAGaccacaaaaaaaaaaatcaaaattctaCAGTTCTAATGAACACTGGTGTCATCCAACTGCAATACAGGCTACTACACATTGATTTTATCACAACTGTCCAGAATGCAACCTGGCAGGACCAAGAATCTTGCCCAAATTATTAAACCCGCTTCATTCATTATCCAAAGTACTTTTTTTGGCACGTGCCAAGCAGGCTTTATGAAAATCTAAAGAAGAGATATGTTAAACTGCAACTGTGGCAGCTTCTAAGAACAGATGGTAAATATTTCTTGGAGTTATTATAACATGCACCATTTTTATCCACCCTGTTGCACAAAGTGCTAGATTACATACAGTTCATTAGGTGGAGAACTCCAACAGTGTAATATTGCCATCAGAAACGTGATCAGAACTAGTAAAGATTGAAGTGGAAACATGTGATCAACAATAGCTGACACAAAAATCTAATTTGACACAAATTTTATCACAAAATCAAACAGTTCAGAGCTTAACCAGATAGTAATGACTCTAAACTTGTTCTAAAAAGTCTAAACCATCAAAGCTTAATTCCATGGTCTATTAAGACTCGGTTGGGCTATAGACTATATTGAGTACAATTTGCATCAAGTTTGTGCAACGAGTTAACGAGGTTCCAATAAATTCTTGATAAGAACGATTCCCATGTTAGAACACATGATATCTCACACTTAACTACCTTACAAGATGCTCTTTTGGGTAATCTGGACTACAGCGCTTAAATGTTCGTTTTgcaaattgtatgttttaatgcCCAACCAAACAACAGCACTTTTAGAAATTTAACCACAGAATTGAAAATAAAAATCCAAGCAAGCAATCAATTGCGCAAAAGTACACTTGTTCTAAGGCCACTGTCTCAGATAACTCTATAAACTTGAAATGCATTATATGGCGGATCAAAATAATGTCCTCGCATATTTAACATATAGATGATACTTATGTCAGCAACAAGGCCATTCGAAGAACACCAACATGAAACAAAAAACATATTAAAGAATTAGTCCCTgatagaaacaaaaaggcaagagCAATTACTGTTAgaaagaaacaaaagagagagagTTTGAATGCCCTTGCATGGAATTGATACTAATATAGTACAACATACACAATACTGTGTTAATTTATCAGTATCAACACAACAGAATTTCCTTGGAGTTGCAATAATTATATCTCCAATAGCTCAATTCAGGTAATTTAAGCAACAAGGTGAATGGGGAGCCGGACGCCTCCATAACCACCAGATGCGAAAGGGATTTCACCTTTGAGGCCAATCCTCACACCGCCGAAGGCTCCACGGCGTCCCTTCCCCGTCCGCCGGGACCGACACCGAGGCTGGGCACATCGAGGCCTCCACCGATTCCATCGGGCATGAGCGAGGCAGGCCGGCTCTCGATGACCTCGTCGATGAGGCCCCAGTCGCGCGCCTCCTCGGGGTCCATGAAGAGATCTCTCTCCATGCACTGCTCGATCTTATCGATGTTCTGGCGCGTGTGCTTCTGGTAGATCTTGTTGAGGCGGTCGCGCATCTTGAGGATCTCCTTGGCCTGGATGGCGATGTCGGTGGCCTGGCCCTGCGCGCCGCCCGAGGGCTGGTGGATCATGACCCTGGCGTTGGGCAGCGCGCGCCTCTCACCGGGCGCCCCGGCCGCGAGGAGGAGCGAGCCCATGGAGGCCGCCTGACCGATGCAGAGCGTGGTGACGGGGCAGCGGATGTACTGCATGGTGTCGTAGATGGCGAGCCCCGCGGTGACGACGCCCCCGGGGGAGTTGATGTAGAGGTGGACGGGCTTGAGCGGGTTCTCGGACTCGAGGAAGAGCAGCTGCGCGACGACGAGCGAGGCCGTGTCGTCGGCGATGGGCCCGTGGATGCAGACGATGCGCTCCTTGAGCAGGCGCGAGAAGATGTCGTAGGCGCGCTCCCCGCGGGAGGTGGTCTCGATGACCATGGGGACCAGGCCGTACTCCCGGTGCGGCGAGAACCCCTCCGGCTGCTGGGGCGGCTGGTACGGGGACGAGGAGAAGAACGCCCGCGGGGGCCCCGCCGCGACGAGCCGTCGCGGGCCGAGACCGGCGGCCCCCGGGCCCGCCAAGCTCAGCGAGCTGGACCTGGAAGAGGGCCGCGGAGTGGAGGCCGGGAACGGGGACGCCGCGGCGTGGTGCGCGAGGGCGAGAGCGGACGAGGGCGTCATGGCCGCGGCCGCGTCGCGCTGGGGGGTAACGgacgggcggggcggggcggggggTCTGAGGCaggcggtggccggtggcggaGGTCGTGGGCTGGGGAATGGGGATGGGGAGGGGACGAACGGCGGAACGGGGAATGGAGTTATAGGATGAGCGTGAAACGGATAGGATGAGGTTGCGGTAAAAGATGAGACGGAGGAGAGGGATCGTGAGTTCCGGGACGGTGCGCTCTTCTCGGCCTTGCCTGCCCGCCTGGGCTATGCTTCTTTGGCAAGAAAGAATTTGGCCCACATGACTACATGAGTCAGGCCGTTGGAGCGAGATAGTTTCGGTCGGCAACTCGGGTTTCACAGATTTTGTCTTCACACGTGCAGCTTCGCCGAATTTGGTCGGAtgctatgtttcttttttttttcttttttttactatATAAAGttgcaaaaattaaaattttaacaAAAATAACTCTATTTTGATTATTTATACTAGCAAACATGCTTGTATGTGTAACGAAAGAAAAGCTATCAAATGTGTCCGATTAAACGTAGTCAAATTAAAATATAACTCTGATGATAGATCGTTTCTCCCGGTACAAGCAGAGAAATATTTATTCATAAATATATCATAACTCTAATGCTTATACTATCTGTATTTGGGTACAAATTATCCACAGAGTAGA is from Miscanthus floridulus cultivar M001 chromosome 7, ASM1932011v1, whole genome shotgun sequence and encodes:
- the LOC136463814 gene encoding uncharacterized protein; its protein translation is MTPSSALALAHHAAASPFPASTPRPSSRSSSLSLAGPGAAGLGPRRLVAAGPPRAFFSSSPYQPPQQPEGFSPHREYGLVPMVIETTSRGERAYDIFSRLLKERIVCIHGPIADDTASLVVAQLLFLESENPLKPVHLYINSPGGVVTAGLAIYDTMQYIRCPVTTLCIGQAASMGSLLLAAGAPGERRALPNARVMIHQPSGGAQGQATDIAIQAKEILKMRDRLNKIYQKHTRQNIDKIEQCMERDLFMDPEEARDWGLIDEVIESRPASLMPDGIGGGLDVPSLGVGPGGRGRDAVEPSAV